One window from the genome of Pseudomonas frederiksbergensis encodes:
- a CDS encoding TonB-dependent siderophore receptor, with protein MKTPAKNNRCLSPRWLPLALTLAVSAGLPQAFADQVATAIHIQAQPLGQALSQLGQQTSLQVFFSADLVAGKQAPAVEGHLSPEAALGQLLQGSGLQYQIDDDSVTVLPAPSASAGGPLELGTTDIQVVGDWLGDANAEVVQNHAGARTVIRREAMVEQGAMNVGDVLRRVPGVQVQDANGTGGSDISLNVGVRGLTSRLSPRSTVLIDGVPAAFAPYGQPQLSMAPISSGNLDSIDVVRGAGSVRYGPQNVGGVINFVTRAIPEQATGEIGSTLETSQRGGWKHIDTAFLGGTADNGLGVALLYSGVNGNGYRKSNNDNDIDDVILKTHWAPTEVDDFSLNFHYYDAKADMPGGLTQAQYDADPYQSDRDWDNFSGRRKDVSFKWIREISDRTQAEVLTYYSDSYRGSTIASRDQRNLVSYPRTYYTFGIEPRVSHVFDLGSTTQEASVGYRYLKEGMHEEASRLALRNNEPVVRPGSDGHVYQDRTGGTEAHAVYIDDKIDVGKWTITPGIRFESISTQWHDRPVLDTAGRPVQEKRRSIDSNEPLPALSVMYHLSDAWKLFANYETSFGSLQYFQLGQGGSGNNTANGLSPEKAKTYEIGTRYNDDVWGGEVTLFYIDFDDELQYISNDVGWTNMGATKHQGLEASAHYDMAALDPRLEGLTANAGFTYTRATYEGDIPSFKGRDLPFYSRQVVNVGLRYEVDRWTYNLDGFAQSKQRSPGNSVNPDGSFTDNYITDGSADGQYGDMPGYMLWNVRAGYDFGEQLSNLKVGAGVKNLFDHQYYTRSSDNNSGIYVGAPRTFFVQASVGF; from the coding sequence GTGAAAACTCCCGCCAAAAACAACAGATGCCTTTCCCCACGCTGGCTGCCGCTGGCCCTGACCCTGGCTGTCAGCGCCGGGTTGCCCCAGGCCTTCGCCGACCAGGTCGCCACGGCCATTCATATCCAGGCGCAACCGTTGGGCCAGGCGCTGAGCCAGCTTGGCCAGCAGACCTCACTGCAGGTGTTCTTCAGCGCGGACCTGGTCGCCGGCAAGCAAGCCCCGGCGGTGGAAGGCCACTTGTCCCCGGAGGCGGCCCTGGGTCAGTTGCTGCAGGGCAGCGGTCTGCAATACCAGATCGATGACGACTCGGTAACCGTCCTGCCGGCCCCATCGGCGTCCGCCGGCGGCCCGCTGGAACTGGGCACCACCGACATCCAGGTGGTCGGTGACTGGCTCGGCGATGCCAATGCCGAAGTGGTGCAGAACCACGCCGGCGCACGGACCGTGATCCGCCGCGAAGCGATGGTCGAGCAGGGCGCCATGAACGTCGGCGATGTGCTGCGTCGCGTGCCCGGTGTGCAAGTGCAGGACGCCAACGGCACGGGCGGCAGCGACATTTCGCTGAACGTCGGGGTGCGCGGCCTCACCTCGCGCCTGTCGCCACGCTCCACGGTATTGATCGACGGCGTACCCGCGGCATTTGCGCCGTACGGCCAACCGCAATTGTCCATGGCGCCGATTTCCTCGGGCAACCTGGACAGCATCGACGTCGTGCGCGGTGCCGGGTCGGTGCGCTACGGGCCGCAGAACGTCGGCGGGGTGATCAACTTCGTCACCCGCGCCATTCCGGAACAAGCCACCGGGGAAATCGGCAGCACCCTGGAGACTTCCCAACGCGGCGGCTGGAAGCACATCGACACGGCGTTCCTCGGCGGCACCGCTGACAACGGCCTGGGCGTGGCGCTGTTGTACTCCGGCGTCAACGGCAACGGTTATCGCAAAAGCAATAACGACAACGACATCGACGACGTCATTCTCAAGACCCATTGGGCTCCGACCGAGGTCGATGACTTTTCGCTGAATTTCCATTACTACGACGCCAAGGCCGACATGCCTGGCGGCTTGACCCAGGCCCAGTACGACGCGGACCCGTACCAGTCCGACCGCGACTGGGACAATTTCAGTGGTCGGCGCAAGGATGTGTCGTTCAAGTGGATCCGTGAAATCAGCGATCGCACCCAAGCGGAAGTGCTGACCTATTACTCCGACAGCTACCGTGGCAGCACCATCGCGTCCCGGGACCAGCGCAACCTCGTGTCCTATCCGCGCACCTATTACACCTTTGGCATCGAGCCTCGGGTATCCCACGTGTTCGACCTGGGATCCACCACCCAGGAAGCCAGCGTCGGTTATCGATACCTCAAGGAAGGCATGCACGAAGAGGCCAGCCGCCTGGCGCTGCGCAATAACGAACCGGTGGTGCGTCCGGGTTCCGACGGTCACGTTTACCAGGACCGGACCGGTGGCACCGAAGCCCACGCGGTGTACATCGATGACAAGATCGATGTGGGCAAATGGACCATCACCCCAGGCATTCGCTTCGAAAGCATCAGCACACAATGGCACGACCGCCCGGTACTCGACACCGCCGGCCGTCCCGTGCAGGAAAAGCGTCGTAGCATCGACAGCAACGAACCGCTGCCGGCCCTGAGTGTGATGTATCACCTGTCCGACGCCTGGAAGCTGTTCGCCAACTACGAGACCTCGTTCGGCAGCCTGCAATATTTCCAACTGGGCCAGGGCGGCTCTGGCAACAACACCGCCAATGGCCTGAGCCCGGAAAAGGCCAAGACCTACGAGATCGGTACGCGCTACAACGATGACGTGTGGGGCGGCGAAGTGACGCTGTTCTACATCGACTTCGACGACGAGTTGCAGTACATCAGCAACGATGTCGGCTGGACCAACATGGGCGCGACCAAGCACCAGGGGCTGGAGGCCTCGGCGCACTACGACATGGCCGCGCTCGATCCGCGCCTCGAAGGCCTGACCGCCAATGCAGGTTTCACCTACACCCGCGCGACTTATGAAGGGGATATCCCAAGCTTCAAGGGCCGTGACCTGCCGTTCTATTCCCGTCAGGTGGTCAACGTGGGCCTGCGCTACGAGGTCGATCGCTGGACCTACAATCTTGACGGTTTCGCCCAGTCCAAGCAGCGTTCGCCGGGCAATAGCGTCAATCCCGATGGCAGCTTCACGGATAACTACATCACCGACGGCAGCGCCGATGGCCAGTACGGCGATATGCCCGGCTACATGCTCTGGAACGTAAGGGCCGGCTACGACTTTGGCGAGCAACTGTCGAACCTGAAAGTCGGCGCCGGGGTCAAGAACCTGTTCGACCACCAGTACTACACCCGTTCCAGCGACAACAACTCAGGCATCTACGTCGGCGCGCCGCGGACGTTCTTCGTGCAGGCGAGCGTGGGGTTTTGA